The following is a genomic window from Solanum lycopersicum chromosome 6, SLM_r2.1.
GTCAGACAGCCATGAGACCATCTTAGTATGCCCgaagacaaaagaaaaagaagggagTGTGTCAGTCAGCCATAAGACCATCTTAGTATGCccgaagaaaaaagaaaaaaagggagtCTGTCAGACAGCCATGAGACCAACTTAGACCCAAGATCTCCAGGTCTAAGAACGATCATCTACGGCATCCACATCAAGGAGCTATGGAAGGCTGTTAATCACGCTCTAGTCACATGGCCATGCTTCATCAACCAGACTTGGATTCCTGTCTTCTTAGAATTTAAGAATACGGTGGTACGAGCCTATAGAACAGATCCTGTTCAAGTAAGGTCGTGACATAGGCTGTTGGAATGGAGAATATAATGCTGTAGCTTTTGTGTTCCGCTTCCGATGTGGGAGTAGTATATCGGCCCGTCTCGCAGTCAACtgaaatacaaattaataaatagaccttactcttttttttaattattgttttatagaaaaaataattaagtactaataattttattgtaaGGTCATCAATCTTGTAAAAATTATCATTCCTAAAACTCTCTGTTCTCTAAAGAATCATAAATCAGTTATTATAGATGAACTTGTGTTCACCATATgcaatattatataaaataagattatataTGACAAGGCTCGTGAGATGGGTTGGGTTGGCAACAAAAGAGATAAACAAAGAGAATATATTTGTCGATTTCAAAAGCTATaagaaaagttaaatattatCGACTCATCTACGTCTCATATTAACAGAGGAGAAAACTTTAATTTTACAGATAGTTATATTGAAATGGTATTGCAAAAATTTTGTTTAACCGTTCGGGCGATATATGGGTGGCAAAATTAAGTCCAAACCCACCCAACTTTACTCAATCCATTAAGGTTTGGGTTGGTTATTAACTCTACAATCTCAATCCGAcccattaaaaattgaattgatatttcatccaaattattttttgagaaatcttatcaaaatattgttaaaaaactattttttgatttatatgttatatatagttataataatgaaaagaataattttatttgatactAAAAGCTtgcaaaataacaaataaagttATTCAATTTAGTAAAAATTGGGATTTGATTATTGACCCGTTACTAATTCGTTCTGATCCAatccattttggcccaaacaaATTTAATTGGATTGAATCTTAACCCATTTTGATCCATTCAAATTTAACAGATGGAGTCCAATTACCACCCTTACGGAGATATAAGTTAAATGTTAAACCAACCATATAATTTTATGTTAGTATTGTGCTCTCCAGATGTGCTTGTTTCACCCTTTTTTTCTTAACTTAgacaagattttttttaaaacaactctgaccaaaagaaagaaaaaagagaatagCTCAAATGGCGCGATCTAAATCTCAATGTTATTAAAAATAGGCATGATATTGGtcaaatttttgtctttttaactctaaaaaaagttatgacaattaaaaataaaagaaaaaattattatatagttccataataaaatcattttaatgatttaaaatgtatttattgGTCTATTCATGTAAAATCGTCTAATATATGAAGTGCAAGTATACATTCCCCAATTTTTTAAGCTTCCTTTCTGTTCACTAAATTGTCTATGGGGGGTTCATTCACACACAAACATCCAAATAAAGCCAAAAAAAGAGTTACGTATTCGATTTGTTTTTAagcaaaataaaacaaatacgTGCATTTTAATGGttgattattatatattttattttagtaagaaaatttaatatatttaaattttaattgaattgctataattattttaaattttgagcaGGATTTATTATCCTTGTATTATTTACTAGTGGGCAtagtatatatattgaattctaAGAttagcttcaaattttaatttgaccTTCAACTTTTATAGTGCACAAACAAATACTTTAACTATTcgacttttaaataaataaccaTGGGATTTTTGGAGCCAGAGAGAGTGAAATGTAAACGCTCTCACGTGTATTAGTGAGTCACTCAATAACTgtcaactaattaaatattttacacgTCCATcttagaattaaaaataaataaattaaaatgagattttgatttggaaatataaaaatatatatataagggaTTCATTAAGGGTAGAGTTgtcatttcaacatttttttactGTTGTGGGCTTCAAAAATTACTCCTAACTCGCGCGAAATACGTGCACATCACGCGTTTTGTCAGGTAGAATTCGTGTgcttatttattaaaaggttggatagttaaagtccATATTTGTGCACTATAAAAGTTGgagattgaaattaaaatttaaaactaattttagtatttaatatatgtattttatcttTAGTGCATTCGAGATTGTTATAACATTTTTTAGctctaaaaatttcaaacatatttaCGACATTTTTTCCCTAATACTTTTGTCCATCAACACTCCTTTAAAGATATCTTTTATTTGAATAAGACGCAAGAATCTTTGATATTATGgtaaaattatgtatatgaatTATCATAGattttaccaaacaaacttcataaataatatttgaaactCTAAATTCTACTATTGGTACTTCATATATCTATTTAATTCTTCCTTGATTTAAAAAACTaacttaaatcaatttaaaagtaatagtttacttcttttcttgataatattattatatcaattttcTAATTGATATGACTGATATGTTTAAGGCtaaaaaaggataaaatttatttgggggTTTACATTAAAATCAGATCAATAtatgcatattattttttaaattagtagtttattttactttattagaTCACGTTATAATAcattttgtattgatttgatGTAAACACtcaatgtatataattttttttcgcTAGAAAATTAAAGAGCATTCTAATATATTCgctataatttaaatttaaaatcataaaattgattatttttttaaaattctgtgttaaataaaatgaaattattatttttgaaacggaaaagggtcaaaattgtCACTGAACTACCCTCCATTAAATTTTGGGATCAAAAACACCCCATGTTATCCTAGGAGACCATAAATACCCTCAAGAGTTAACATCCCAACTttttaggggtcgtttggtataaaaaaataaaataacgcGTGAATTAGTAATGCAGTGATTAGTAATGCATGGATTAGTAGTGCAGGGGTTAGTAATGcatggtttatttttatttagtgtttggttcattgtttCCAATCCCAATTtgtatttgaaattaaattctttaaaaatctctttttcaattgtACCCTTATAATATTATGTAAGTGGGTCAAGGTAGATAGTTATcggaaaatatttcttttatgacATTCTAACTAGCTATGAGAAGaataattttgttgtcatgtttttaattttctacttgaattatttgaggataaatagctttcatcttaataaattgatcactaataaaatgttaattttaaattttaaaaagataaaccaactacttttaaaattataaaagacgGTCAATAATTGGAAAATTGAATAAACCATGTACATTCACACATAAAAATTTTGcaagttataattttaaaatgtatgtaatttttttaaatagttcaaaatacgAATAATTAGTGatatatttgtcttttaattAGTAAATGTTAAATAACTCActtattaaatttgtattgaTTTGAATTAGGTATATTTAGTTACAAATAAGTCTctctaaataatttgtaaactaatttatttaaataattttattagtacaaatataaaacataaaattaagaaattaaaataaaaattaaaatgatttgagggatatttttttctttatgtgCTTATCCCATGGTATTATATcctatgtattactaatacctccaAATGGAAGGTATTAGTAAAACATCACATAATATCATGTAGGATGTAttaactaatccatggattagttatacataggctTACATTCTCACCAAACACAGTATTAAATTATACCACATCTAATACAtggattatttcttttaatacagCCTACCAAACGCCCCCTTAGTGACATGCCATGCCATGTGAGACTTATCCCTCCATCTAAAGGTTATGAGTGACTTTTTGTGACgataaaatctattttttcaacaaaaaaatatgataatttattttcgATTGCAacctaattttctaaaataaataacttacaatattaatattaaaaacacCCAATATTATTacgaaaaatcatgaaattcttTCTCGATTCATATCTCCTACTAGATAATGTATCATTGTACATTTTATAGATtaacatataacataaaaataaaacatgcaATGTCTTCAAATTTCTACTTAAtcaatatcatttttgtttttttttttaaataataaagaaaaaaacacaaatcaaaatttaatgttaaaaacttttagtgacaattttttgagtttttgtggCAACTATTTTCGCCACTAAAAGTGTAGTTCTTTTGTAATGAATCCTAGTTGGCAATGTTTAAGTGGAAGGAATAGTCCACATAGCTTTCCtagtcaataaaaatatgaggTGTTAACTCTTAAGGGTATATATGGTCTCTTAGGTTAATAGTAAGAGCATTTCTGATTTCAAAATGTAACGAAGGGTATAAGTTGTCTATGTCACATAGTTCAAAGacaattttgatcttttttcgtttttgaaaagaagaatatcaaattaCCAGCAGGCCCTTTCTTCTTCCACCAGGTGGTATATGCTGAGCCTAACACCTCATCGACTCAGTCACTCGTCACACCTTAAGTGGACCCACCTTTAATTTCCCAAAACGCCCTCGTCAGTCGTCGCGTTTTCCTCCCCCTATATATAAGCTTTTCCCTCGGTCCCAATTCAAAACCCTCGAAATTTCAGATTTCTCTAGAAGCTTCTTTTCATTCTTCCGACCACAATTTCCGATTTCAATTGCTCTTTTCGCACGAGCATGAGTCAGTCTACACAAATCGTCAAATTCCTCTACAGTTACGGCGGTAGAATCCTTCCTCGTCCCTCCGACGGCACACTCCGTTACATCGGCGGTTTTACTAGAGTCCTTTCCGTTGATAGATCTATTTCATTTGCAGGTTTGTTTATACATTCATCACTTCGATTTTGTTTAGTTAGAAACTGATTGAAATTTGACTGATGCAGAGTTGATGGTGAAGTTTGGAGAATTGTATGGATCGTCTATGCGTTTAAAATGTAAGATGCCGACAGAGGATTTGGATGTTTTGGTATCGATTACCTGTGACGAAGACCTGGCTAATGTGATTGAAGAGTACGATCGAGTTTCAGCAATGACGAATACAGAGATGAAGATTAGG
Proteins encoded in this region:
- the LOC101267816 gene encoding protein PAL OF QUIRKY-like gives rise to the protein MSQSTQIVKFLYSYGGRILPRPSDGTLRYIGGFTRVLSVDRSISFAELMVKFGELYGSSMRLKCKMPTEDLDVLVSITCDEDLANVIEEYDRVSAMTNTEMKIRALLSPINLPKKDSRPSSPMSCFDFAASSLKPGKFVQFNSPPSYAAARRLFSPVVGYPTGRRTDGEELYYPYCGQAGVKPLYNVVPIHCQ